Proteins from one Deinococcus sp. AB2017081 genomic window:
- a CDS encoding ABC transporter permease encodes MGTYLIRRLLRTLLVMLGISLVVFVFVRSIPGDPAIAMLGERATPEAAARLREQLGLNKPWFFNPQNPLDAQYPKYVAALVQGDLGAGLKSNIPVRDELSSRFPATAELSLAALIFALVVGLPAGILAALRRNSVWDNLATTISLVGVSMPVFWLGLLLSYFFAVKLGWLPPSARTGNENLLEPITGLYLLDSLLRGDLRSFWDVLRHLILPAIALGSIPLAIIARITRSSLLEVLGQDYVRTAKAKGLAPNRVTLGHALRNALLPVVTVIGLQAGALLGGAVLTETIFSWPGIGSWVYEAIGQRDYPVIQGGVIFAALVVSVVNLLVDLSYAALDPRIQYR; translated from the coding sequence TTGGGCACATATCTGATCCGCCGCCTGCTCCGAACCCTGCTGGTCATGCTGGGCATCAGCCTCGTGGTCTTCGTGTTCGTGCGCTCGATTCCGGGCGACCCGGCCATCGCCATGCTCGGCGAACGCGCCACCCCCGAGGCCGCCGCCCGCCTGCGCGAACAGCTGGGCCTGAACAAACCGTGGTTCTTCAATCCACAGAATCCGCTGGACGCCCAGTACCCCAAATACGTCGCGGCGCTCGTGCAGGGCGACCTGGGTGCAGGTCTCAAGAGCAACATCCCGGTCCGGGATGAACTGAGCTCACGCTTTCCCGCCACGGCAGAACTGAGCCTCGCGGCGCTGATCTTCGCGCTGGTCGTCGGCCTGCCGGCCGGGATTCTCGCCGCGCTGCGCCGCAACTCGGTGTGGGACAACCTCGCCACGACGATCTCGCTGGTGGGGGTCAGCATGCCGGTGTTCTGGCTGGGTCTGCTGCTGTCGTACTTCTTCGCCGTGAAACTGGGGTGGCTGCCGCCCAGCGCCCGCACCGGCAACGAGAACCTGCTTGAGCCGATCACTGGCCTGTACCTGCTCGACTCGCTGTTGCGCGGCGACCTGCGCTCGTTCTGGGACGTGCTGCGCCACCTGATCCTACCGGCCATCGCGCTGGGCAGCATTCCGCTGGCGATCATCGCGCGGATCACGCGCTCCAGCCTGCTGGAGGTGCTGGGCCAGGACTACGTGCGCACGGCCAAGGCCAAGGGACTGGCCCCGAACCGGGTCACGCTGGGGCACGCGCTGCGCAACGCGCTGCTGCCGGTCGTGACCGTGATCGGTCTCCAGGCCGGGGCGCTGCTGGGCGGGGCGGTGCTCACCGAGACGATCTTCTCGTGGCCCGGCATCGGCTCATGGGTCTACGAGGCCATCGGCCAGCGCGACTACCCGGTCATCCAGGGCGGGGTGATCTTCGCGGCGCTGGTCGTCAGCGTCGTGAACCTGCTCGTGGACCTCAGCTACGCGGCCCTCGACCCGCGCATCCAGTACAGGTGA
- a CDS encoding ABC transporter substrate-binding protein has translation MKKLLLTALLATLPAASAAGTLVFGANGDPISLESGNITDGISILVQRQIYDTLVDFKDGTTDLKPGLATSWKATANNTSWTFTLRRNVKFTDGTPMNADAIVFNLTRWWDKAHPYGFRDQGRTYEIVGDLLGGYKGDASAVIKDVVKVNDTTVRVDLNKPSSVLPNVLAAGYFGIASPTAIRKDGAKYGTPASSPVGTGPFIFQSWRTGDRVTLTANKAYWGQKASVDTVVIRAIKDASQRLNELKAGTIDFANDFTPDALKSIQADRNLVAVKRPSFNVGFVSMNNRNQYLKNETVRQAISMAINKKAIVDSFWNGLGTSNASFLPPVMAWANSTKVPADYKFDPAAAKKMLADAGYPNGFSIDLWYMPVSRPYFPTPKPIAEAIAADLSAIGIKVNLKTEDWAKYLEDRNKEPGFDMYMIGWTGDYGDPDNFYGAYYGANASDDINWAPANLVSLLEQGRAATSQADKAKVYAQIHEITYNAAYRVPVVHSSPLAASRSYVKNWIPSPLGSEPFNTIRLVGKK, from the coding sequence ATGAAGAAACTGCTGCTCACTGCCCTGCTCGCCACCCTTCCCGCCGCGTCGGCGGCCGGCACCCTGGTCTTCGGCGCGAACGGCGATCCGATCAGCCTGGAATCCGGGAACATCACGGACGGCATCTCGATCCTGGTGCAGCGCCAGATCTACGACACCCTGGTGGACTTCAAGGACGGCACCACGGATCTGAAGCCCGGCCTGGCGACGAGCTGGAAGGCCACCGCGAACAACACCTCGTGGACGTTCACGCTGCGCCGCAACGTGAAGTTCACCGACGGAACGCCCATGAACGCCGACGCCATCGTGTTCAACCTGACCCGCTGGTGGGACAAGGCGCACCCCTACGGCTTCCGCGACCAGGGCCGCACCTACGAGATCGTCGGTGACCTGCTGGGCGGCTACAAGGGCGACGCCTCGGCCGTGATCAAGGACGTCGTGAAGGTCAACGACACCACCGTGCGGGTCGACCTGAACAAGCCCAGCTCGGTGCTGCCCAACGTGCTGGCCGCCGGCTACTTCGGCATCGCCAGCCCCACCGCGATCCGCAAGGACGGCGCGAAGTACGGCACGCCCGCCAGCAGCCCGGTCGGCACCGGCCCCTTCATCTTCCAGAGCTGGCGCACCGGCGACCGCGTGACCCTGACTGCCAACAAGGCGTACTGGGGCCAGAAGGCCAGCGTGGACACCGTCGTGATCCGCGCCATCAAGGACGCCTCGCAGCGCCTGAATGAGCTGAAGGCCGGCACCATCGACTTCGCCAACGACTTCACGCCGGACGCCCTGAAGAGCATCCAGGCCGACCGCAATCTGGTCGCCGTCAAGCGCCCCAGCTTCAACGTGGGCTTCGTGTCCATGAACAACCGCAACCAGTACCTCAAGAACGAGACGGTGCGGCAGGCGATCAGCATGGCCATCAACAAGAAGGCCATCGTCGACTCGTTCTGGAACGGCCTGGGCACCAGCAACGCCAGCTTCCTGCCGCCGGTCATGGCATGGGCGAACTCCACCAAGGTGCCGGCCGACTACAAGTTCGACCCGGCCGCCGCCAAGAAGATGCTGGCCGACGCCGGCTACCCCAACGGCTTCTCGATCGACCTGTGGTACATGCCGGTCAGCCGCCCGTACTTCCCCACCCCCAAGCCGATCGCCGAGGCCATCGCCGCCGACCTGAGCGCCATCGGGATCAAGGTGAACCTCAAGACCGAGGACTGGGCCAAGTACCTCGAAGACCGCAACAAGGAACCGGGCTTCGACATGTACATGATCGGCTGGACCGGCGACTACGGTGACCCGGACAACTTCTACGGCGCGTACTACGGCGCGAACGCCAGCGACGACATCAACTGGGCGCCGGCCAACCTGGTGTCGCTGCTGGAACAGGGCCGCGCCGCGACCTCGCAGGCCGACAAGGCCAAGGTCTACGCCCAGATCCACGAGATTACCTACAACGCCGCGTACCGCGTGCCGGTCGTGCACTCGTCGCCGCTGGCCGCGTCGCGCAGCTACGTCAAGAACTGGATCCCCAGCCCGCTGGGCAGCGAGCCCTTCAACACCATCCGTCTGGTCGGCAAGAAGTAA
- a CDS encoding beta-N-acetylhexosaminidase → MNPLLKLVLSGLLLGPAHAVPVTLSPTPQARAQEPRTALVPTPRRATFPAGTLPLTGLGVRVVGTAPELGWAVRDLKAEWLARLGTALGDAAATGPAITVGTMADAGLAARAKAAGLDTTVAEGYALWVDQGGAWIVGADPKGAYAGAQTLRQLLTPDGLRYAQVSDSPALNDRIAMIYLDQYSAQVNDRLIPLLAQLKYNGVLIMSNYVQWDTSKAGGYAHPGGATKAEARRVAELARSYGLEPIPLIETLSHAGWMFYGGKNQDLRQDVESQNPWAYDTLNPATYDRVVLPILKEAVEVFRPARLHIGHDELRSRDRFPARDNGKAVGLETLVTDDILKLYGALKAQNVATMLWHDTAFADSVIGTLPARLPKDIQVAYWNYTAGTSVGMLGRIKGLGFPVLGASWQDPGNPEGMAKASVAAGARGMIQTRWSGYFGNPSIWDGQADQGVPFVRAGSAYWNPDGPVVTDAVARFRDLYAPTAYRAVPGATVNLSPVVTRSLADPDNKGWIFKGPDIDLSALKTGVTRVGAYTFDVQGAVMLRGSRPAAKELPERATVDVNRRADAVAFLHTTGWPGALAREAIGRYEVAYADGTTLAVPLEYGRNIRAWTDTVPSSMIQAPGFSGQTRDGLAVNVPVLEWANPKPDTVIRSVTLVSDGKNANPTLIGLTLIGDRP, encoded by the coding sequence ATGAATCCATTGCTGAAGCTGGTGCTCAGCGGCCTGCTCCTCGGCCCGGCCCACGCCGTGCCAGTCACACTCTCCCCCACCCCGCAGGCGCGCGCCCAGGAGCCGCGCACCGCGCTGGTGCCCACGCCGAGACGCGCGACCTTCCCGGCCGGCACCCTGCCGCTGACCGGTCTGGGCGTGCGGGTGGTCGGCACCGCACCTGAACTGGGCTGGGCCGTCCGTGACCTGAAGGCCGAGTGGCTGGCCCGCCTGGGCACCGCGCTGGGCGACGCCGCCGCGACCGGCCCGGCGATCACCGTGGGAACCATGGCCGATGCCGGACTGGCCGCGCGGGCCAAGGCCGCCGGACTGGACACCACGGTTGCCGAGGGCTACGCCCTGTGGGTCGACCAAGGCGGCGCGTGGATCGTGGGGGCCGACCCGAAGGGCGCCTACGCCGGTGCCCAGACGCTGCGGCAACTGCTGACGCCGGACGGCCTGCGCTACGCCCAGGTCAGCGACTCGCCCGCCCTGAACGACCGGATCGCCATGATCTACCTGGATCAGTACAGCGCCCAGGTGAACGACCGGCTGATTCCCCTGCTGGCGCAGCTGAAGTACAACGGCGTGCTGATCATGAGCAACTACGTGCAGTGGGACACGTCCAAGGCCGGCGGCTACGCCCACCCCGGCGGCGCGACCAAGGCCGAGGCGCGGCGCGTGGCCGAGCTGGCCCGCTCGTACGGGCTGGAACCGATTCCGCTGATCGAGACCCTGAGCCACGCCGGGTGGATGTTCTACGGCGGCAAGAACCAGGATCTGCGCCAGGATGTCGAGAGCCAGAATCCGTGGGCCTACGACACCCTGAACCCCGCCACCTACGACCGCGTGGTGCTGCCGATCCTGAAGGAGGCCGTGGAGGTCTTCCGTCCGGCCCGGCTGCACATCGGCCATGACGAGCTGCGCAGCCGCGACCGCTTCCCCGCGCGCGACAACGGCAAGGCGGTGGGCCTGGAGACGCTGGTCACGGACGACATCCTGAAGCTGTATGGGGCGCTGAAGGCCCAGAACGTGGCAACCATGCTGTGGCACGACACGGCCTTCGCGGACTCTGTGATCGGCACGCTGCCCGCCCGGCTGCCCAAGGACATCCAGGTGGCGTACTGGAACTACACGGCCGGCACCAGCGTGGGCATGCTGGGACGGATCAAGGGGCTGGGCTTTCCGGTGCTCGGGGCCAGCTGGCAGGATCCCGGGAACCCCGAGGGCATGGCGAAGGCCAGCGTGGCCGCCGGGGCACGGGGCATGATCCAGACGCGCTGGAGCGGCTACTTCGGCAACCCGAGCATCTGGGACGGCCAGGCGGATCAGGGCGTGCCCTTCGTGCGGGCGGGGTCGGCGTACTGGAACCCCGACGGGCCGGTCGTGACCGACGCCGTCGCCCGGTTCCGCGACCTATACGCTCCGACGGCGTACCGCGCCGTGCCAGGAGCCACGGTGAACCTGTCGCCGGTGGTCACTCGCTCCCTGGCCGACCCCGACAACAAGGGCTGGATCTTCAAGGGGCCGGACATCGACCTGTCGGCCCTGAAGACCGGCGTGACCCGGGTGGGGGCCTACACCTTCGACGTGCAGGGGGCCGTGATGCTGCGCGGTTCGCGCCCGGCGGCGAAGGAGCTGCCGGAACGCGCGACCGTCGACGTGAACCGCCGCGCCGACGCCGTGGCCTTCCTGCACACGACCGGCTGGCCCGGTGCCCTGGCCCGCGAGGCCATCGGCCGCTACGAGGTCGCCTACGCCGACGGCACCACCCTGGCCGTGCCGCTGGAGTATGGACGGAACATCCGCGCGTGGACGGACACCGTGCCGTCGAGCATGATCCAGGCCCCGGGCTTCTCCGGCCAGACCCGCGACGGCCTCGCGGTGAATGTGCCGGTGCTGGAGTGGGCCAACCCGAAGCCCGACACGGTCATCCGTTCGGTGACGCTCGTCAGCGACGGCAAGAATGCCAACCCCACCCTGATCGGCCTGACGCTGATCGGCGACCGGCCGTGA
- a CDS encoding ABC transporter substrate-binding protein, which produces MNRAKTWLLTAAVLATASSASAQKTTMEFWTISLAPLFNDEMNRLVAAFQKENPTVELKWVDVPAAAMEQKLLAAVASGRPPAAVNLSSDMAVKLVQQGALEPMTLTDAQKKLYFASPLSTFTFDGKVMGVPWYWAPKVVAYNSDIFRKAGLDPANPPRTIQTLIAAAKQIKDKTGNYGFMPNINGINMLYVFQEAGLPVLSKDGGTAVFNGAEHVKLLETYVDLFKKGYIPEDTMRRGFAAATELYSSGKLGMLITGPQFILRVANDNKAIYDVTKVAPYPINIAGNVIHTPLMGFTVPKGVKDRAMAQKLALFLTNDVNQLQFSRVTKTTFPSTVKASTDKFFKQAGQNAIDQGKLVSSTELKKARDLTLVYPDASKLNKVFKDNVEAAMAGQKTAKQALDDIVKAWNASL; this is translated from the coding sequence ATGAACCGTGCCAAGACCTGGCTGCTGACCGCCGCCGTGCTCGCAACCGCCTCCAGTGCCAGCGCCCAGAAGACCACCATGGAATTCTGGACGATCTCGCTCGCACCGCTGTTCAACGACGAGATGAACCGCCTGGTCGCGGCCTTCCAGAAGGAGAACCCGACCGTGGAGCTCAAGTGGGTCGACGTGCCCGCCGCCGCCATGGAACAGAAGCTGCTGGCCGCCGTGGCCTCGGGCCGGCCGCCGGCCGCCGTGAACCTGTCGTCGGACATGGCCGTCAAGCTCGTGCAGCAGGGGGCACTGGAACCGATGACCCTGACCGACGCACAGAAGAAGCTGTACTTCGCGTCGCCGCTCTCGACCTTCACCTTCGACGGCAAGGTCATGGGCGTGCCGTGGTACTGGGCACCCAAGGTCGTGGCCTACAACAGCGACATCTTCCGCAAGGCCGGTCTCGATCCGGCCAACCCGCCGCGCACCATCCAGACCCTGATCGCGGCGGCCAAGCAGATCAAGGACAAGACCGGCAACTACGGCTTCATGCCGAACATCAACGGCATCAACATGCTGTACGTGTTCCAGGAAGCGGGGCTGCCGGTGTTGAGCAAGGATGGCGGAACGGCCGTGTTCAACGGGGCCGAGCACGTGAAGCTGCTCGAGACCTACGTCGACCTGTTCAAGAAGGGCTACATCCCCGAGGACACCATGCGCCGGGGCTTTGCCGCCGCGACCGAGCTGTACTCGTCCGGGAAACTCGGCATGCTGATCACCGGGCCGCAGTTCATCCTGCGCGTGGCGAACGACAACAAGGCGATCTACGACGTCACCAAAGTCGCGCCGTACCCGATCAACATCGCCGGCAACGTGATCCACACGCCGCTGATGGGCTTCACGGTGCCCAAGGGCGTGAAGGACAGGGCGATGGCGCAGAAGCTCGCGCTGTTCCTGACGAACGACGTGAACCAGCTGCAGTTCTCCCGCGTGACCAAGACGACCTTCCCTTCGACCGTGAAGGCCAGCACCGACAAGTTCTTCAAGCAGGCGGGCCAGAACGCGATCGACCAGGGCAAGCTGGTGTCCAGCACGGAACTCAAGAAGGCGCGTGACCTGACGCTGGTGTACCCCGACGCCAGCAAGCTGAACAAGGTCTTCAAGGACAACGTCGAGGCCGCCATGGCCGGCCAGAAGACCGCCAAGCAGGCGCTCGACGACATCGTGAAGGCCTGGAACGCCAGCCTCTGA
- a CDS encoding glycoside hydrolase family 3 protein, translating to MTTSPLPGALAMVDIPGPVLDPETAAHLRRYGVTAVCLFGKNVESAAQLRTLCADLRAVLGEDALIAIDHEGGAITRPTFWPYAPSAMALGAADDAALTQDVHAALARQLRSVGINWNFTPVLDVNVDASNPVISERAFGNTPALVSRHGRASLAGHARAGVAACVKHFPGHGDTHLDSHYSLQRVSKTREQLDALELAPFRDLLPHTPAVMTAHIIFDAIDPELPATLSRPVLTGLLRGEWDYEGVIVTDSMGMKAIDDHYGRGEAAVLALKAGADMVMALGRREVQVETLEAVAAALDGDLDPAAVQASVERLRTLARQTPAHADLSLNPEDDAALMALGWERGLSVYRDPQPPAPGSRLLLVCERYAYRENVSERGVDADTVAHDLGTLYDVQLHAYDTADDLDWPALRRQADDEGRTLVLVTTGRHRHPALAGLTPDLHVALYNPYAALLVDAPAVITGGFRPGARAALLAWLRSPHAAGPRPVFAPG from the coding sequence GTGACCACATCCCCCCTTCCCGGTGCCCTGGCGATGGTCGACATCCCCGGCCCGGTGCTCGATCCGGAGACGGCCGCGCACCTGCGGCGCTACGGCGTGACGGCCGTGTGTCTGTTCGGCAAGAACGTCGAGAGTGCCGCCCAGCTCCGCACGCTGTGTGCCGACCTGCGGGCCGTGCTGGGCGAGGACGCCCTGATCGCCATCGACCACGAGGGCGGCGCGATCACCCGTCCGACGTTCTGGCCGTATGCGCCCAGCGCCATGGCCCTGGGCGCGGCCGACGACGCGGCCCTGACGCAGGACGTGCATGCCGCCCTGGCGCGGCAACTGCGCTCGGTCGGCATCAACTGGAACTTCACGCCGGTGCTGGACGTGAATGTCGACGCGTCCAATCCCGTGATCAGCGAGCGGGCCTTCGGGAACACGCCGGCGCTGGTCTCCCGGCACGGCCGCGCCTCGCTGGCCGGACACGCCCGCGCGGGGGTCGCCGCGTGTGTCAAGCATTTCCCCGGCCACGGCGACACCCACCTCGATTCGCACTACTCGCTCCAGCGCGTGTCCAAAACCCGCGAGCAGCTGGACGCCCTGGAGCTCGCCCCGTTCCGCGACCTGCTGCCGCACACCCCGGCTGTGATGACCGCGCACATCATCTTCGACGCCATCGACCCCGAGCTGCCCGCCACGCTGTCACGCCCGGTGCTGACCGGCCTGCTGCGAGGGGAATGGGACTACGAGGGCGTGATCGTCACGGATTCCATGGGCATGAAGGCGATCGACGACCATTACGGCCGGGGCGAGGCCGCCGTGCTGGCCCTGAAGGCCGGGGCGGACATGGTCATGGCGCTGGGCCGCCGGGAGGTTCAGGTCGAGACGCTGGAGGCCGTGGCCGCCGCACTGGACGGAGACCTCGATCCGGCCGCCGTGCAGGCGAGCGTGGAGCGGCTGCGCACGCTGGCGCGGCAGACCCCGGCCCACGCCGACCTGTCCCTGAATCCCGAGGACGACGCGGCCCTAATGGCGCTGGGCTGGGAGCGGGGGCTGAGCGTGTACCGCGATCCCCAGCCACCAGCGCCGGGCTCGCGCCTCCTGCTCGTGTGCGAGCGCTATGCCTACCGCGAGAATGTCAGCGAGCGCGGCGTGGACGCCGATACGGTGGCCCACGACCTGGGCACGCTCTACGACGTGCAGCTCCACGCCTACGACACGGCCGACGACCTCGACTGGCCCGCGCTGCGCCGTCAAGCCGACGACGAGGGCCGCACGCTGGTGCTCGTGACCACCGGTCGCCACCGGCATCCGGCCCTCGCGGGACTGACTCCCGATCTGCACGTCGCGCTGTACAACCCCTACGCCGCCCTGTTGGTGGATGCCCCGGCTGTGATCACCGGCGGCTTCCGGCCCGGGGCGCGGGCGGCGCTGCTGGCGTGGCTGCGTTCCCCCCACGCGGCCGGCCCACGGCCGGTGTTCGCCCCCGGCTGA
- a CDS encoding DegV family protein, translating into MTAPLFGIVTDGGLDAYGGLNNAVPVAPFSVTFGETSYRTDELSREALFRELATNPAHPTSSQPTPQDWLEAYRRAGTRDVLAVTISAGLSGSRNAAEQARSLAGADVAVSIHDSRTLSAAQAFQVHAAATAAARGETLETAVAWMEAVAQETELYFTIETLEYLRRGGRIGRVQATLGGLLDLKPVITVDKATGTYTNVGRARSYRGAIVAVADRVTRTYAEGTPLRLGLLYGNEPADSDTLLDVLAARHPIVWSGTAGVNPVLNVHTGPRALGVAAAPGPWPWER; encoded by the coding sequence GTGACCGCCCCACTGTTCGGCATCGTGACCGACGGTGGTCTGGACGCCTACGGCGGCCTGAACAACGCCGTGCCGGTCGCGCCGTTCTCGGTGACCTTCGGGGAGACGTCCTACCGCACGGACGAGCTGTCCCGCGAAGCGCTGTTCCGGGAACTGGCCACCAACCCGGCCCATCCGACGAGCAGCCAGCCGACGCCGCAGGACTGGCTGGAGGCGTACCGCCGCGCCGGGACGAGGGACGTGCTGGCCGTGACCATCAGTGCCGGCCTCAGCGGCAGCCGCAACGCGGCCGAGCAGGCCCGCTCCCTGGCCGGAGCCGATGTGGCCGTCTCGATCCACGACTCCCGCACCCTGTCGGCGGCGCAGGCATTCCAGGTGCATGCGGCCGCGACCGCCGCCGCCCGGGGCGAGACGCTCGAGACCGCCGTGGCGTGGATGGAGGCCGTGGCGCAGGAGACGGAGCTGTACTTCACCATCGAGACGCTGGAGTACCTGCGCCGGGGCGGACGGATCGGGCGGGTGCAGGCCACGCTGGGCGGTCTGCTGGATCTGAAGCCCGTGATCACGGTCGACAAGGCGACCGGCACCTACACCAACGTGGGCCGCGCCCGCTCCTACCGGGGGGCCATCGTGGCCGTGGCCGACCGGGTCACGCGCACCTACGCCGAGGGCACCCCACTGCGCCTGGGCCTGCTGTACGGCAACGAACCGGCCGATTCCGACACGCTGCTGGACGTGCTTGCGGCGCGGCACCCCATCGTGTGGTCAGGCACGGCGGGCGTGAACCCGGTGCTGAATGTCCATACCGGCCCCCGGGCGCTGGGGGTGGCCGCCGCCCCCGGCCCGTGGCCCTGGGAACGCTGA
- a CDS encoding NAD(P)-dependent oxidoreductase translates to MDTPLTETFHTTAFLGLGAMGAPMAAHLSARSRASGGQTLVWNRTPGRAQEHAAQHGSVAATLEDAAGADLIVSCLPTSAEVDEVLDAAHAHLKPGSVWVDCTSGHPDAAPRQRDQLSSAGVRFLDAPVSGGTVAAKAGTLTVMVGGPADVLDAVRPQLAFAGKVVRVGDTGAGFAVKAVNNALLAVNLWAAGEGLAILGLRGVELGAALEVINASSGRSNTTENLIPQRVLTREFPATFGLGLLAKDAGIALDMAEQARGSAPVIAQVTGLYRAASRVVGAQEDHTAALKLIEQMNGVVLR, encoded by the coding sequence ATGGACACGCCGCTGACCGAGACCTTCCACACGACTGCCTTCCTGGGGCTGGGGGCGATGGGGGCGCCGATGGCCGCCCATCTGTCCGCCCGCAGCCGCGCCTCGGGCGGCCAGACCCTGGTGTGGAACCGCACACCGGGCCGGGCGCAGGAGCACGCCGCACAGCACGGCAGCGTGGCGGCCACGCTGGAGGACGCCGCCGGAGCCGACCTGATCGTGTCGTGCCTGCCGACGAGTGCCGAGGTCGACGAGGTGCTGGACGCCGCCCACGCGCACCTGAAACCGGGCAGCGTGTGGGTGGACTGCACCAGCGGTCACCCGGACGCCGCGCCCCGGCAGCGGGATCAGCTGTCATCCGCCGGTGTGCGCTTCCTCGACGCCCCGGTCAGCGGGGGCACGGTCGCCGCGAAGGCCGGCACCCTGACCGTCATGGTGGGCGGCCCGGCCGACGTGCTGGACGCAGTGCGCCCGCAGCTGGCCTTCGCGGGCAAGGTGGTGCGCGTGGGCGATACGGGCGCGGGATTCGCGGTCAAGGCCGTGAACAACGCCCTGCTGGCCGTGAACCTGTGGGCCGCCGGCGAGGGGCTGGCGATCCTGGGGCTGCGCGGCGTGGAACTGGGCGCGGCGCTGGAGGTGATCAACGCGAGCAGCGGGCGCAGCAACACCACCGAGAACCTGATCCCGCAGCGGGTGCTGACCCGAGAGTTTCCGGCCACCTTCGGCCTGGGGCTGCTCGCCAAGGACGCCGGCATCGCGCTGGACATGGCCGAGCAGGCCAGGGGCAGCGCGCCCGTGATCGCGCAGGTGACGGGCCTGTACCGCGCCGCGTCGCGCGTGGTCGGGGCGCAGGAGGATCACACGGCCGCCCTGAAGCTGATCGAGCAGATGAACGGCGTGGTGCTCCGGTGA
- a CDS encoding prohibitin family protein translates to MTTPRQAPNVTLPRMSLSPSGRRVWPLLLGALLLVWVISQGVKVIPAGFVGVVFSSFSGVKPVVLQEGIHFVVPFVDKVNLYDARLQEVTLAHDAPNANDSEGAIRARSKEGLDITADVTVQFRIDRARAAVLHKELGRNYLQTVIRPQVRSKVRDAIGQFSAADIISTQRQAVEASITKALRDVFSRNNLVLDSVLLRELRIPESIAKAIEQKQAAEQQVAVERNRLQQSSISAQRAVVEAQGAAKAAIEQAKGEAQALSLRGRALRENPQLIQLTVAEKLAPTIQTVMLPSGGNFLLDLKSLGSVGATGTTTPAKTTP, encoded by the coding sequence ATGACGACCCCACGCCAGGCCCCGAACGTGACGTTGCCGCGCATGTCCCTCTCTCCATCCGGACGCCGTGTGTGGCCGCTGCTGCTGGGCGCCCTGCTGCTCGTGTGGGTGATCTCGCAGGGCGTGAAGGTGATCCCGGCCGGTTTCGTCGGCGTGGTCTTCAGCTCGTTCAGCGGCGTCAAGCCCGTCGTGTTGCAGGAAGGGATTCACTTCGTCGTGCCGTTCGTCGACAAGGTGAACCTGTACGACGCCCGCCTCCAGGAGGTCACCCTGGCCCACGACGCCCCGAACGCCAACGACTCCGAGGGCGCCATCCGTGCCCGCAGCAAGGAGGGCCTGGACATCACGGCCGACGTGACCGTGCAGTTCCGCATCGACCGCGCCCGGGCCGCCGTCCTGCACAAGGAGCTGGGCCGCAACTACCTGCAGACCGTGATCCGCCCCCAGGTGCGCAGCAAGGTGCGCGACGCCATCGGGCAGTTCAGTGCGGCCGATATCATCAGCACGCAGCGCCAGGCGGTGGAGGCGAGCATCACGAAGGCCCTGCGCGACGTGTTCTCGCGCAACAATCTGGTGCTCGACTCGGTGCTGCTGCGCGAGCTGCGCATTCCGGAGTCCATCGCCAAGGCCATCGAGCAAAAGCAGGCGGCGGAACAGCAGGTCGCCGTGGAACGCAACCGGCTCCAGCAGAGCAGTATCAGTGCCCAGCGGGCCGTCGTGGAGGCGCAGGGCGCGGCGAAGGCGGCCATCGAGCAGGCCAAGGGGGAAGCGCAGGCGCTGTCGCTGCGCGGCCGGGCCCTGCGCGAGAATCCGCAGCTGATCCAGCTGACGGTCGCCGAGAAGCTCGCACCGACCATCCAGACGGTCATGCTGCCCAGTGGCGGCAATTTCCTGCTCGACCTGAAATCCCTGGGCAGCGTGGGCGCCACCGGCACGACCACGCCGGCCAAGACCACGCCCTGA
- a CDS encoding YchJ family protein: MPLAYPPFKSCPCGTGRSYAHCCGPAHDGSRAAATPEALMRARYTAYALHLEAFVLNTWHPDTRPPQLRLEPGTRYTGLTVHDATGLEVEFTATLRQGTQTVKVHERSVFTQLGGQWVYVDEVTPPSVEPAGA; the protein is encoded by the coding sequence ATGCCGCTGGCGTACCCCCCGTTCAAGTCCTGTCCGTGTGGCACCGGCCGCAGCTATGCGCACTGCTGCGGGCCCGCGCACGACGGTTCCCGTGCCGCCGCGACCCCCGAGGCGCTGATGCGGGCGCGGTACACGGCGTATGCCCTGCATCTGGAGGCCTTCGTGCTGAACACGTGGCATCCGGACACGCGGCCCCCGCAGCTGCGCCTGGAACCCGGCACCCGGTACACCGGGCTGACCGTCCATGACGCCACCGGCCTGGAGGTCGAGTTCACGGCGACCCTGCGCCAGGGCACCCAGACCGTGAAGGTGCACGAGCGCAGCGTGTTCACGCAGCTGGGCGGCCAGTGGGTGTATGTGGACGAGGTGACCCCCCCCAGCGTGGAACCGGCCGGAGCGTGA